Genomic window (Stigmatella aurantiaca):
TCGGCACCTCCGTGTGGACCTACGCGGCGTTCGCGGACACCCAGCCGGACCGGGATGGCAACCCCTTCACCGCGCCCGCCACGGAGTACAGCTGGGCGCACTTCCCGGACCGCTGGGCGGGCATCATGCACGCCTTCAACGGCGTGTACCTCCAGCCCGCCTCGGTGTGGAAGCTGCCCGAGCCCCTGAAGGACCCCACCGCCGGCCTCCGGGCCCGCTGAGCAAAGGCTTGACGCTGCCCGGGGGGAGCGCTCGGATGCAGGCCCATGACCGAGCTGCTCACCCGGGCTGAAGCCTCGAACTATACGGAAACCTCCCGCCACGCCGACGTGGTGGCCTTCGTGGATGAACTGTGCCGCCGCACGAAGCTCGCGCGGCGGGTGGACTTCGGTCGGAGCGGCGAGGGCCAGCCCATGGTGGCGCTCGTCCTCAGTGACCGGAACTGCTTCACGCCCGAGCTCGCGCGCAAGCAGAAGAAGACCGTGGTGATGGTGGAGGCCAACATCCACGCCGGCGAGGTGGAGGGCAAGGAGGCCGTGCTGGCGCTCGCGCGCGACCTGACGCTCACCTCGCTCGGCAAGAAGCTGCTCGACAAACTCTGCCTCGTGCTGATTCCGGACTTCAACCCGGACGGCAACGACCGCATCAGCACCTCCAACCGCCGGCTGGACCTGAAGAACCTCGAGGGCCAGCTCAACCCCGCGGGGGGCGTAGGCACGCGCTACACGGGCGAGGGCTGGAACCTCAACCGGGACAACACGAAGCAGGAGGCCCCCGAGACGCGCTGCCTCGCCTCGCTCTACCAGACGTGGTGGCCGCACCTCTTCATCGACTGCCACACCACCGATGGCAGCATCCACGCGTTTGATCTCACCTTCGACACCTCCCACTCCAACGAGCCGCTCTTCGCGGAGCTGCGCCACTTCAACCGGGAGCTGCTGGAGCGCGTGGCCCAGGCGGTGAAGAAGCGCCATGGCTTCGACAGCTTCTGGTACGGCAACTACCGCACCGAGGGCGAGCCCCGCTCGGGCTGGCACACCTACCCCGCCCTGCCCCGCTTCGGCAGCCACTACCGGGGCCTGCTCGGCCGACTCGACGTGCTGCTGGAGACCTACAGCTACATCAGCTTTCCGCGCCGCTGCGAGGTGATGCGGGCGTGGCTGCTGGAGCTGCTCCGGGACGCGGCGAAGAACGCCTCCGCCTACCGCGCCCTCACCGAGGCCGAGCAGGAGCGCATCATCGCGCGGGGCCGCACGCCGGACGTGGAGACGCTCGTGGGCATCAACTACGGGGTGGCCACGCGCACGGACAAGGGCGCTCTCGCCTTCGAGTACCCCGCCCACGCGAGGCCGGGGGACCAGGCGCACCTCCTGTCCTTCGACGAGGCCAGCATCACCGCCCGTCACTACCCGGGAAAGCGCAGGCGCGAGTACCGGGCCCCACACTACCGCACGTTCGTCCCCACCCAGGCGGTGAGCACGCCCCTGGCGTACCTCGTGCCGGAGGAATTGGCGCCCCGGCTGGAGGGCCACGGCATCCGCTTCGAGCGCCTGAGCGCCCCGCGGCGCCTCACGGTGGACAGCTACCGGGTGGCCCAGCGCGAGGAGACCTTCAGCCCCGATGTGGCCGCGAACGTGCCGTCGCCGGGCGAGGCCGAGGTGCCGCTCAGCCAGAAGCCCAAGCCCGTGCGCTTCGAGACGGTGCTCACGGTGGCCCCGGAGCGCGCCACGCGCGAGTTCCCAGCGGGCCTGCTGTACGTGCCCACGGCGCAGCGCGCGGGCACGCTGGCGGTGTACCTGCTCGAGCCGCACTCGGATGACGGCTTCTGCCGCTGGCAGTTCCTCGACGGCCTCATCCGGGTGGGCGAGCTCTACCCCGTCCACCGTGTGGTGAACGCCGGGGACGTGCCCAAGAAGGCCGAGTAAGCCCGCGAATTCCAAAAAAATAAGAAACCCGGACGCAACTTCTTCCTGGTCCCCAAGAGAATGGGTCCAGGAGATTTTTACATGTCCAACTACCGCATTCGTCCGGGTGACACCCTTTCCGCGCTGGCGGGCCGCTTCAACACCAGCGTGTCCGCGCTGGCGCGCGCCAACAACATCGCCAACCCGAACCTCATCATCGCGGGCAAGAACCTGCGCATTCCCGGCCGGACCGACAGCTTCGAGCCCGCCAAGGGCGGTGGCACGCGCGGCGGCGGCAGCACGGGCGGTACGAAGGGCGGCGGCAAGGTCGAGGGCGGCGCGGGAGCCGGGGCCCCCGGCGGGGCAACGCCCGCGATGCGCAAGCTGGCCAACGCGGGCCGCGCCGCGGCGATGGGCATGGGCGGGTACAACAGCCAGGGTCTGTGCGCCACCGGCGTGAGCCGGGCCATCCAGAACGCCTTCGGCTTCAAGGTCTGGGGCAACGGCAACCAGATCGACAACAACCTGCCGCGCGACAAGTTCAAGCAGGTGAACATGCCGCTGTCCGAGGCCCTGAAGATTCCGGGCCTCGTGCTCACCTGGGAGAAGACCTCCTCGCGCCTGGGCAGCATCTACGGCCACACCGCCATCACCACCGGCGACGGCCGCTCGTCCGTGAGCGACTTCATCGAGCGCAACACGCTGGGCGCCGGGGGCCGCTCCGGGCTGAAGATCTTCATGCCTACGATGTAGTTCCCGCCACACGGCGGAAAACCGCCCAGACCAGTTTACCTCGTTTTCCGGGTTTGATACACGCTCTGGACCGGTCCCGCAGCGACTCCTGCGGACCGGTTCAAGTTCCTCCCCGAGGTGACATCATGGCTGGGCACCACCGGGCGCTGCTGCGCCGCGCCGGTATCCTCTTCGCGTGCTGTGGATTGGCCGCGCTGTCCTCCCCCCTCCCCGCCCAGGCCGCCACGCGGGCCGGTGAGGAGCAAATCATTCCCGTGGTGGGCGCGGGCTCCGCGGCCGAGGGCTCGTGGTTCCCGCTGGAGGATGCGTTCGACGATCAGCCCACGCTCTCCCCGCCCACCCAGGAGCGCTACCTGAGCACCGATGGCGGCCGGGTGGTGTCCCTCGTCGGCGGACGTCAGGCGTATATCGATTTCGGGCCAGGCTTCGCCAACCTCCAGATCACCGGCACCTGGACGCTCTGGAATCAGTGGGGCCGGACCGCGCAGACGCCGCTGACCTACTGGTGGTCCAGCACCAAGGACCCTCTCTTCAACAACGACGACGTGGCCGAGACCACGCCCGGCTTCGGCTTCGTCACGAAGCTGCCCCCCACCAACCCCTCCAGCGACCCCCTCTGGCACCGCGACTACACCGGCACGGGCCTCACGCCGAAGCGGCGCTACCTCATCGTCTCGGCCGCCTCGGCCAACACCAACGGCGCCGTGGAGTTCGCCTTCACCGGCCGGGTCAACGCCCCGGAGCCGCGCGTGGTGCCGGCGCCCGCCTTTGGCGCGCTCACCCTCATCGACGAGGTGAACTGCGGCGATCCGAATGATCCGCACGCCTTCCAGCAGTTCCCGGCCAACATCAGCCGCATCGAGACCGTGCTGGGCCGTCCCGTCCGCGTGCTCCCCAACGACGTGCCGGGCCGCAAGTACTTCGCCTACCGGCTCGGCTACGGCAAGGAGCTCGCCGCGGGCAAGGCCTACGTCCTGTCCGTGGAGTACCCGGACGACGTGCCGCGCACGATGATCATCTCCAACAACGGCGCGGAGTACACCCGGGCCTTCCACACGGGCAACACCGTGGGCGATGCGCTGCTCCCGCCCTACGTCAACCCGAACGCCGAGTCGCTCGAGCTGCCGCAGACGGGCGAATTCCAGACGTGGCAGTCGCTCTTCCACCTGCATGACCGCTATCCACTCATCAAGCGGCCGAGGGACAAGGAGTTCCCCCGCGACCAGGGGCCGTCCGACGGCTTCTGGGTGGCCATCGCGCAGTTCCGCCCGGAGGACGGGCCGCTGTCCCGCGGCGCGGCGGCCGCGAAGATCCGCCTCTACGAAGCCCCCGCCTCGCCGGCCTACTACGCTCAGGTCCGCTTGCCCCCCGCGGGGCTGCCGCAGCGCCACCTCTTCTTCCGCGAGGAGATGGCGGACGGGGTCATCAACCAAGATGCCGGTCCGTACCTGGGGGTGAGCAACCGGGTGAGCTGGTACGAGTACAAGGCGCGGCTGATGAAGTTCCTCGGGATGAACACCTTCTCGAAGGACCTGCTGGAGTTCGGCCACAACCAGGGCTGGGACTCGACTGCCCATGGCGGCAACAACTGGGTGTACCAGAGCCGCTACCCGGGGCTCTGGGGCGAGACCCTCACCATGCTCGAACGGTATGACCTCAACGTCCTGCCGTACTACGAGTATGCAGGCAGCATCGGCTACGCCGGCCTGGGCAATCAGAAGCGCGCCCTGCCGCTCACGCGCACGGATGCGTACACGCACATCTCCTGGACCGAAGGCACCCGGGCCGACCTGACGGACCCCGACACGCTGGCGGACTTCAAGAAGATGCTGGACCTCACGGTGGTCCAATACGCGGGGCGCAAGAAGTTCACGGGCGTGTGGCTGCGGCCGCGCTCGAGCCACCTGCCGATCGGCTTCGCCGACGCCACGCTCGCGCGCTTCGCGGCCGAGGCCAATGGAGGCACGGCCATCACCCGGGCCCAGCTCCAGGCGGACAGCGCGCTGCGGCAGCGCTACTACACCTGGTGGATGGGCAAGCGGCGCGCCTTCATCGACAGCGTCACGGATTACCTGCGCGCCAAGGGGGTGGGCAATGACGTGGTGACGCTCTTCACCTCCGACGCCACCGAGGCCGGGCGGAGCCACCCGGTGAACGGGGACGCCATGACCGCGGAGAATCCGGCACCGTGGCTCGCCCTGGGCAAGTCCGTGCTGAGCCTCGACCGTGCGCTCAGTGAGAGCCGCCAACTCAACACGCTCGTGCAGCCGCGCAGCACGTGGGGAGGGTGGGAGTGGCAGCACGCCGACCCCTGGAGCGATCCCCAGAACTACGTCTCCGATACGAAGGGGGCCCTGACGTACACCTTCAACCACGCCTACACCGTGGGACGGCCGGACGCGCTGAACGCCTTCCGCAGCGGCGCGGGGCTCGCCATGGTGCGTCACTACGCGCTGAACGAGGACACGATGACGGAGAACAACGACCCGCTGCTCGGGTACTTCGTCACCGACACTGAGCGCGCCGGGCCGTACACCATGCTGGCGGAGGCGCGGGCCGTGGCGCATGGGGATCCACGCTTCATCGGCTACCTGTCCAGCGCGAGCTTCAACCGGGGCTTCCCCGAGTACGTGCGCGCTTTCAACCAGGCGTTCCTGGCCCTGCCGGCGCTGCCGAGCCAGGTGGTCCCGAACGCCGCGTCGAATGGCGCGGTGGTGGTCCGCGCCATCCCCACCCCGTCGAGCGGAACCTACCTGGCCGTCGTGAACACGGGCGTGCGGCAGGTGGACGATGTCACCGTCACGCTTCCAGCCACGGGCAGCGTGACGGATGCGGCCACGGGGGCGGCGGTGCCGGTGGTCAACGGCAAGCTCACCCTGTCCATGTACCCCGCCCAGCTGCGCGCCTTCCGCGTGGGTCCGTAGTACCCCATGTGAGGCATTGAGCCGCTCGCCCGGCTCAATGCCTCATCTTTAACACTCCTATCAGAAAGGCTATCGTCCGCCGGCCTCATTCCCATCCCCCATCCCATCCCTCATGAAACCAGGACCTTCCTTCCTGCTGCTGGCGCTCGCGCTGGCGCTGGTCTCCGGCTGTTCTCCTTCCGCATCCTCTGACACCGGCTCGGCGCAGATTACCGTCTCGGTGCCCCAGGGCCTCGCCGCCACCATCACGCGGGTCACCGTCGCCGCCAGCGCCTCCGACTTCGAGCCCCTCTCCCTGGAGCTCACCGCCACCGGCGGTACCTGGAGTGGCACCCTCGGCAACATCCCGGCGGGCGCCCTGCGCACCTTCCGCGCCCAGGCCTTCGGCAACGATGGCACCCTGCTCTTCGAGGGCTCCGTCTCGGGCATCACCATCACCGCCAACCAGACCGCGCTCGTCGCCATCCTGCTGCAGGAGGTCAACCCTGTTCCTCCCTTCCAGAACGAGGCGCCCCTCATCGACTCGCTGGTGGCCTCCACCACCACCGTCCTCGTGGGCGGCTCGCTGACGCTGACCGTCACGGCCCATGATCCCAACGCCGGGGACACGCTCACCTATGCCTGGACCGCCACCGGGGGCACCTTCTCCGCGGCCTCCGCGGCCTCCACGTCCTGGACGGCCCCCGCCTCCAGCGGCATCCAGACGCTCACCCTCACCGTGACGGACTCCGGCGGCCTGTCGTCCACCGCCGCCGTGGCCATCCACGTCATGCAGGACGAGCAGCAGGGCAGCGCGCAGTTATCCGTCACCTTCAACCGCTTCCCGTCTGTCACCGCCATGGCCGCCTCGCCCACGCTGCTCGCCGTGGGGCAGGCCACCTCGGTCTCCGCCACCGCCTCGGATCCGGATTCGGACGCCCTCACCTACGCGTGGACCGCCTCGTGCGCGGGGACGTGGACCACGCCCTCCGCGGCCTCTGCCCAGTTCAAGCCCTCGGTCCTGCCCACGGGCACTTGCAACAACTGCCGCCTCACGGTCGCCGTGGCGGATGGGCGCGGCGGCAGCACCACGGGCAGCGTGAACCTGTGCGTGAGCAACGCCCCGCGCATCAACCACTTCCCTCCCCGCATCGCCAGCGCCTACCAGTCCTCGGAGACGGCCACCACGGGCCAGGTGCTCACCTTCGAGGTGGCCGCCACCGATCCGGAGGCCAGCACGCTCACCTTCGCCTGGAGCGCCAGCACCGGCACCCTGGGCTCGCCCGTCACCGGCCCCACCCAGAGCCGCATCCCCTGGACCGCGCCCGCTTGTGCCGTCACGGGGACGCCCACCGTCATCACCGCCACCGTCACGAATGCCTTTCAGCTGACGGCCACCCGGAACCTCACGGTCACCGGACTGCCGGTCTGCCCCTCGGGCTGGGCCTCGACGGGCAACCTGGCCACGGCGCGCGCCTACCACACCTCCGTGCTGCTGCCCAACGGCAGGGTTCTCTCCTCCGGGGGGAACACCGGGGGCACCTACAACTCGACGATGGAAGTGTACAACCCAGCTTCGGGGACCACGAGCAGTGCCAGCAACATGAACGCAAGCCGCGCCAACCACACGGCGACGCTGTTGCCCAACGGCAAGGTGCTCATCGCGGGAGGGAGCAATACGACGGGCGAGCTCGCGTCGGCGGAGCTGTGCGACTCCACAAGCACCTCGGCCCTGACCGGCTCCATGGCCTCGCGGCGCGGCAGCCATCAGGCGGTGCTGTTGCCCAACGGCAAGGTGCTCGTCGCGGGAGGCTTGGGCGCCAATGGCAGCATCCTCGCGACGGCGGAGGTGTACGACCCGGCCACGGGAACCTGGAGCGCGACCGGCTCCATGGCCGAGGAGCGCATGGGCCATACGATGGCCGTGCTGCCCAGTGGCAAGGTGCTCGTCACGGGAGGCATCGCCCCCCCGGAGAAGTACCTCGCGACGGCGGAGCTCTACGACCCGGCCACGGGAAGCTGGAGCCCGGCGGGCGCCATGGCCCAGGCGCACAGCAACCACACGATGACGGTGCTGCCCAATGGCCAGGTGCTCGTCACAGGCGGGGCCGTCTCGTGGAGCACCCACCTCGCGACGGCGGAGGTGTATGACCCAGCCACGGGAAGCTGGAGCCCGGCGGGCACCATGGCCCGGACCCGCTTCGGACACACGGCGACGCTGTTGTCCAACGGCAAGGTGTTCGTCACGGGGGGAACCACCACCGCCCTGGCGGCGGAGGTGTATGATCCCAGCACGGGGACCTGGAGCGCCGCCAGCATCCCCAGCACGGCCCGCTTGGAGCACACGGCGGTGCGGCTGACCAATGGCAAAGTGTTCGTTGCCGGGGGTTTGACCGGGAGCAGCACGCTCACCTCGGCGGAGGTGTACACCCCCTGAGCCTGGACGGGCGCCCGGCTCAGGGCGCCGCGTCTCCCGCGCGCACCGCCCAGGGGCGGACCTCGCGGACGAGGATGTCGCTGAACGGCAGGGGCTTGCCAGGCGCACCGTAAGGCGCCAGCGCGTTCAGCCGCCTGCGCTCCTCCGTGGCCGCCGCGGCCCTTCCGCTTCAGGACCGCGGCGGCCAGGGCTCAGTAGGGAATCTGCGTGACCGCGAGGCCGGGGCTCGACTCCCAGGACGTGACGTAGTTGTCCGGGGTCCGCCGCCACCACTGGCCCCACATCAGCCCGGAGGAGTTCCGGTAACTCCACGCGGTGTTGGAGTTGGTCACCAGCCAGCTCTTGATGGACGCGTCGTTGGCCACCCCGGCCCACTTGCTCGCCCAGCGGACGAAGACGCCCTTGAAACCGGCGGTGTCGCCATGGCCGCCGCCCGAGTCGTACTCGTCGTTGAGGATGCCGGGGAGGTGCTGGCCCGTCAGGTTGTTGCGGGTCCAGTTCACCGCCAGGCCGCCCGCGTTGAGGTAGCTCGCGTTGCCGGTCGCCTGGTAGAGCAGGGCCGACGCGCCCGCGAAGGTCCCCTGGTTGTAGGTGAACGCCCACCAGACCTTCTCTCCGTTGAGCTTGATGTGGTCGGCGACCTGGCCGTTCGAGGCGTTGTACAGGGTGGAGCGGAGCCAGTTGTAGATCTGATCAGCCTGCGCCCGGTAGCCCGTGTTGACGGTGTTGCGGGCCAGCAGCATCGCGGCGATGGTGGCTGGGCCCGCCACGCACGCGTTCTTGGTCTGCTTGTCCGCGCGCCACCAGAAGCCGCCGCCGAGCTGGTTGTCCCACGCGCGGCTCCAGACGGCGTTGAACTGCCACTGCGCCTGATCGAGGAACGGCCGGTGGCCGGTGATTTCGTAACCACGGGTCAGGGCGATGACCGCCCACATGACGTCATCGTTGTACTCGTTCCACGAGGCGAAGTCCGTGGTCCGGCTGATGACGT
Coding sequences:
- a CDS encoding kelch repeat-containing protein — its product is MKPGPSFLLLALALALVSGCSPSASSDTGSAQITVSVPQGLAATITRVTVAASASDFEPLSLELTATGGTWSGTLGNIPAGALRTFRAQAFGNDGTLLFEGSVSGITITANQTALVAILLQEVNPVPPFQNEAPLIDSLVASTTTVLVGGSLTLTVTAHDPNAGDTLTYAWTATGGTFSAASAASTSWTAPASSGIQTLTLTVTDSGGLSSTAAVAIHVMQDEQQGSAQLSVTFNRFPSVTAMAASPTLLAVGQATSVSATASDPDSDALTYAWTASCAGTWTTPSAASAQFKPSVLPTGTCNNCRLTVAVADGRGGSTTGSVNLCVSNAPRINHFPPRIASAYQSSETATTGQVLTFEVAATDPEASTLTFAWSASTGTLGSPVTGPTQSRIPWTAPACAVTGTPTVITATVTNAFQLTATRNLTVTGLPVCPSGWASTGNLATARAYHTSVLLPNGRVLSSGGNTGGTYNSTMEVYNPASGTTSSASNMNASRANHTATLLPNGKVLIAGGSNTTGELASAELCDSTSTSALTGSMASRRGSHQAVLLPNGKVLVAGGLGANGSILATAEVYDPATGTWSATGSMAEERMGHTMAVLPSGKVLVTGGIAPPEKYLATAELYDPATGSWSPAGAMAQAHSNHTMTVLPNGQVLVTGGAVSWSTHLATAEVYDPATGSWSPAGTMARTRFGHTATLLSNGKVFVTGGTTTALAAEVYDPSTGTWSAASIPSTARLEHTAVRLTNGKVFVAGGLTGSSTLTSAEVYTP
- a CDS encoding M14 family zinc carboxypeptidase, which encodes MTELLTRAEASNYTETSRHADVVAFVDELCRRTKLARRVDFGRSGEGQPMVALVLSDRNCFTPELARKQKKTVVMVEANIHAGEVEGKEAVLALARDLTLTSLGKKLLDKLCLVLIPDFNPDGNDRISTSNRRLDLKNLEGQLNPAGGVGTRYTGEGWNLNRDNTKQEAPETRCLASLYQTWWPHLFIDCHTTDGSIHAFDLTFDTSHSNEPLFAELRHFNRELLERVAQAVKKRHGFDSFWYGNYRTEGEPRSGWHTYPALPRFGSHYRGLLGRLDVLLETYSYISFPRRCEVMRAWLLELLRDAAKNASAYRALTEAEQERIIARGRTPDVETLVGINYGVATRTDKGALAFEYPAHARPGDQAHLLSFDEASITARHYPGKRRREYRAPHYRTFVPTQAVSTPLAYLVPEELAPRLEGHGIRFERLSAPRRLTVDSYRVAQREETFSPDVAANVPSPGEAEVPLSQKPKPVRFETVLTVAPERATREFPAGLLYVPTAQRAGTLAVYLLEPHSDDGFCRWQFLDGLIRVGELYPVHRVVNAGDVPKKAE
- a CDS encoding glycoside hydrolase family 76 protein codes for the protein MNPRLLPLLAVPLVLAFAPSASALTPTEKNLAFDSYNNAFYVANGGNGYYALDTNRAAPGRIDFWRVCEQIEAAEDAYERTRNPAHRDIVFSLLNGLNNVISRTTDFASWNEYNDDVMWAVIALTRGYEITGHRPFLDQAQWQFNAVWSRAWDNQLGGGFWWRADKQTKNACVAGPATIAAMLLARNTVNTGYRAQADQIYNWLRSTLYNASNGQVADHIKLNGEKVWWAFTYNQGTFAGASALLYQATGNASYLNAGGLAVNWTRNNLTGQHLPGILNDEYDSGGGHGDTAGFKGVFVRWASKWAGVANDASIKSWLVTNSNTAWSYRNSSGLMWGQWWRRTPDNYVTSWESSPGLAVTQIPY
- a CDS encoding LysM peptidoglycan-binding domain-containing protein gives rise to the protein MSNYRIRPGDTLSALAGRFNTSVSALARANNIANPNLIIAGKNLRIPGRTDSFEPAKGGGTRGGGSTGGTKGGGKVEGGAGAGAPGGATPAMRKLANAGRAAAMGMGGYNSQGLCATGVSRAIQNAFGFKVWGNGNQIDNNLPRDKFKQVNMPLSEALKIPGLVLTWEKTSSRLGSIYGHTAITTGDGRSSVSDFIERNTLGAGGRSGLKIFMPTM